In Thermospira aquatica, the following proteins share a genomic window:
- a CDS encoding flavin reductase family protein: MLKSIEINDLKWDVFEWIGQRWMLVVGGTRDSYNMMTASWGGVGIVWNEPMVFVFVRPSRYTHEFLMKYPRFSLVFLPDSYREILNLCGSRSGRDIDKMRIPGITPVDLKEAVGFDEAELVIIARTAFRQPLDPSSLLREDVRQAFYSTGDYHDLFMGSIEGVWIQG; this comes from the coding sequence ATGTTAAAAAGCATAGAAATAAACGATCTGAAGTGGGATGTTTTTGAATGGATTGGACAGCGATGGATGCTTGTGGTAGGGGGAACGAGAGACTCCTATAATATGATGACAGCGAGTTGGGGAGGCGTAGGAATTGTCTGGAATGAACCGATGGTTTTTGTTTTTGTTCGTCCTAGCAGGTACACACATGAGTTTCTTATGAAGTATCCACGGTTTTCTCTGGTGTTTTTGCCTGATTCGTATCGGGAAATATTAAATCTTTGTGGGTCCCGGTCGGGAAGGGATATAGACAAGATGCGAATTCCAGGGATAACACCTGTGGATCTTAAAGAAGCTGTGGGTTTTGACGAGGCAGAACTGGTGATTATTGCGAGAACGGCTTTTCGGCAACCTCTTGACCCCTCATCTCTTTTGCGTGAAGATGTACGGCAGGCTTTTTACAGCACGGGGGATTATCATGATCTTTTTATGGGGAGTATAGAAGGAGTTTGGATTCAGGGATGA